A single region of the Enterococcus mundtii genome encodes:
- a CDS encoding polysaccharide biosynthesis protein yields MFELTRRRKVIILVLVDSFLLGISILSSYYFMTPFVGIDQDYLAVNLGVSLIFYIGYGMLFKTFTRINRYTNLNEMAAIFSAITCTVISSFIIQYLFMQKISLRLQLLTYILSMFLIISSRLFWRIYIEHKTQRQESPLNKHRTLIIGAGEGGRILYNSILSSKAINDLEVIGFVDDDPNKYKTYLSGIKVVGNTKDLPRLIDELSIDMVTIAIPSLPRKRIREIFHLIESKEVKMNTMPSIEEIASGKINVSRLKEIDVVDLLGREEVKLDLDKLKSHISEKVILVTGAGGSIGSEICRQVLAFSPKKLLLLGHGENSIYLIHRELSGDPSYNKTEIIPIIADIQDREKIFHIMKEHQPDIVYHAAAHKHVPLMEYNPREAVKNNIKGTKNVAEAAKEANVKNFVMVSTDKANNPPNVMGATKRIAEMIVTGLNEENSTKFSAVRFGNVLGSRGSVIPVFREQIAKGGPITITDFRMTRYFMTIPEASRLVIQSGALAKGGEIFVLDMSEPVKILDLARNMIRLSGYTEEEIEIVETGIRPGEKLYEELLLDKERNDEQVYEKIFVGNIKGYPIQEVMEFVTGLSDDDKQLAKEVVAFARASSK; encoded by the coding sequence TTGTTTGAACTTACTAGAAGAAGAAAAGTAATCATTTTAGTTTTGGTTGATAGTTTTTTATTAGGCATCTCTATATTATCAAGCTATTATTTTATGACACCATTTGTTGGTATCGATCAAGATTACTTAGCCGTGAATTTAGGCGTATCACTAATTTTTTACATTGGATATGGCATGCTGTTTAAAACATTCACGCGAATCAATCGATATACGAATTTAAATGAGATGGCAGCTATTTTTTCAGCCATTACTTGTACCGTTATTTCATCATTTATCATCCAATATTTGTTTATGCAAAAAATCAGCCTTAGATTACAATTATTAACTTACATCTTATCTATGTTTCTCATCATCAGCAGTCGTTTATTCTGGCGTATATATATCGAACATAAAACACAGCGTCAAGAATCGCCACTAAACAAACACAGAACACTAATTATTGGAGCTGGCGAAGGCGGACGTATTCTATACAATAGTATTCTTAGTTCAAAAGCAATCAACGATTTGGAAGTGATTGGCTTTGTGGATGATGATCCGAACAAATATAAAACATATTTGTCTGGGATAAAAGTCGTAGGGAATACTAAGGACTTACCAAGATTGATCGACGAATTGTCGATCGATATGGTGACGATCGCGATACCTTCCTTGCCACGAAAAAGAATTCGTGAAATTTTCCATCTTATCGAATCAAAAGAAGTCAAGATGAATACCATGCCTTCGATTGAAGAAATCGCATCAGGGAAAATCAATGTTTCTCGCCTGAAAGAAATCGACGTGGTCGACTTGTTAGGACGAGAAGAAGTCAAATTAGATTTAGATAAACTAAAATCACACATCTCAGAAAAAGTCATACTTGTTACCGGAGCTGGAGGCTCTATTGGTTCAGAGATTTGTCGTCAAGTACTTGCTTTTTCGCCAAAAAAATTACTCTTATTAGGACATGGTGAAAACTCGATCTATTTGATTCATCGCGAACTATCAGGAGACCCCTCTTATAATAAAACAGAAATCATTCCAATTATTGCAGATATCCAAGACCGTGAAAAGATCTTCCATATCATGAAAGAACATCAGCCGGATATCGTCTATCATGCAGCAGCACATAAACATGTGCCCTTGATGGAATATAACCCAAGAGAAGCAGTAAAAAACAATATCAAAGGAACAAAAAATGTAGCAGAAGCTGCCAAAGAAGCGAATGTCAAAAACTTTGTCATGGTGTCCACCGATAAAGCCAATAACCCACCAAATGTGATGGGAGCCACGAAGCGAATCGCAGAAATGATCGTCACAGGCTTAAATGAAGAAAACAGTACCAAGTTTTCGGCCGTAAGATTTGGGAATGTCTTGGGCTCTCGCGGAAGCGTAATCCCTGTTTTTCGAGAACAGATCGCAAAAGGCGGACCCATCACGATCACCGATTTTCGGATGACCCGTTACTTTATGACAATCCCAGAAGCAAGCCGTTTAGTCATCCAATCGGGTGCATTAGCAAAAGGTGGCGAAATCTTTGTCTTAGATATGAGTGAACCAGTCAAAATTTTAGATCTTGCACGAAATATGATCCGCTTGAGTGGTTACACTGAAGAAGAAATCGAAATCGTCGAAACAGGCATCCGACCTGGCGAAAAATTGTATGAAGAACTGTTGTTGGACAAAGAACGAAATGATGAACAGGTGTATGAAAAGATTTTTGTAGGGAATATCAAAGGTTACCCGATCCAAGAAGTCATGGAATTTGTAACAGGTTTATCCGACGATGACAAACAACTAGCAAAAGAAGTCGTAGCATTTGCAAGGGCTTCGAGTAAATAG
- a CDS encoding tyrosine-protein phosphatase, producing MIDLHCHILPGIDDGPKTVKESIAMAEEAVRQGITHILCTPHHNQRFTNEKADVLLAVEDLQKELDRQSIPLTLFEGQEVRIKSNLIDEIKSDKILFADVADRYLLAELPTNSIPEYTESLFYELRQMGIVPIIVHPERNRGFQESPNLLLPYLNMGCLAQLTAPSIAGVYGKQIKKLSEELVQHRLVQMIASDAHSRKDRDFYMEKAYSIVEKKFGSTVIEEMDQVTRDIINGEQVHAKDFRPIV from the coding sequence ATGATTGATTTACATTGTCATATTTTACCTGGTATAGATGACGGACCAAAAACGGTCAAAGAATCGATCGCCATGGCAGAAGAAGCTGTTCGACAAGGAATCACCCACATTTTATGCACCCCTCATCACAATCAACGTTTCACCAATGAAAAAGCAGATGTATTACTAGCTGTCGAAGACTTGCAAAAAGAACTCGATCGACAGTCCATCCCCCTAACTTTATTTGAAGGACAAGAAGTTCGAATAAAAAGTAATTTAATAGATGAAATTAAAAGTGACAAGATTCTTTTTGCAGATGTCGCCGATCGCTATTTGCTAGCTGAGCTACCAACAAACAGCATTCCCGAATATACAGAAAGTTTGTTTTATGAATTACGTCAGATGGGGATCGTACCAATCATTGTCCATCCTGAGCGGAACCGCGGTTTCCAAGAAAGTCCTAATCTATTATTACCCTACTTGAATATGGGGTGTTTGGCGCAGTTGACTGCACCGAGTATTGCAGGTGTTTATGGCAAACAGATCAAGAAGTTAAGTGAGGAACTGGTTCAACATCGGCTTGTCCAGATGATTGCCTCAGATGCCCATAGTCGAAAAGATCGGGATTTTTATATGGAAAAAGCATATAGTATCGTAGAGAAAAAATTTGGATCTACAGTCATCGAAGAAATGGATCAAGTAACAAGAGACATCATCAATGGGGAGCAAGTGCATGCAAAAGATTTTCGACCTATTGTATAA
- a CDS encoding CpsD/CapB family tyrosine-protein kinase codes for MKKNTILPVSLLSITDKNAMVSEQYRTIRSNIQFASVDRELKTMVVTSSGPGEGKSTTAANLAVVFANSGKRVLLVDADLRKPSVALTFQLPNVNGLSNFLGDREGRPESYYHTSSVENLWVMTSGPKPPNPSELLDSKRMEEVIEQLKALFDLIIFDLPPIATVTDAQILAAKTDGTLLVVRERKTMKQELIKAKELLAIAQATILGVVYNGAKKNADFNYYYY; via the coding sequence ATGAAGAAAAACACTATTTTACCTGTTTCACTCCTCAGCATTACCGATAAAAATGCCATGGTTTCCGAACAATATCGGACGATCCGTTCAAATATCCAATTTGCTTCTGTCGATCGTGAATTGAAGACGATGGTCGTGACTTCATCTGGTCCAGGTGAAGGAAAATCAACAACAGCTGCTAACTTAGCTGTCGTATTCGCAAATAGTGGCAAAAGAGTTTTGCTGGTTGATGCTGATTTGAGAAAACCAAGTGTAGCATTGACTTTTCAATTGCCAAATGTCAATGGATTAAGTAATTTCTTAGGCGATCGTGAAGGAAGACCGGAATCATATTATCATACCAGTTCCGTCGAAAATCTTTGGGTCATGACAAGTGGACCGAAACCACCGAATCCATCCGAACTACTTGATTCGAAACGAATGGAAGAAGTGATCGAACAACTAAAAGCATTATTTGATTTGATCATTTTTGATTTACCACCCATTGCAACAGTCACTGATGCTCAGATCTTAGCCGCAAAAACAGATGGGACACTTTTAGTCGTCCGAGAACGCAAAACAATGAAACAAGAATTAATCAAAGCGAAAGAACTGCTAGCCATTGCACAAGCAACGATTTTAGGTGTTGTTTACAACGGTGCGAAGAAGAATGCAGATTTTAATTATTATTACTATTGA
- a CDS encoding YveK family protein, which yields MEETISLGELFEILRKRWLLILATTLAGFALAAGVTFFLITPKYSSSAEMIVQSKAENTNTNLQDVNANVLLINTYKDMILGDVVINDVQRELEQNYGQSLTKGELKSVISVNQSQNSQMFQIVATVDNPDHATDIANVTAQVFQSKATDVLNVNKVTITSAAQSNPTPVSPNNMLNVVIGGLLGLMIGVGLAFLLELLDKTVKDERFVTEELGLPILGDVNEMTKKELENGRMFQPAEVETIETTEQRESRRSRKRV from the coding sequence ATGGAAGAAACGATTAGTCTAGGAGAATTATTTGAGATTTTAAGAAAGCGTTGGTTGCTGATTCTTGCGACCACGCTTGCCGGATTTGCATTAGCTGCTGGAGTCACGTTCTTTTTGATTACACCTAAATACAGTTCATCAGCTGAGATGATCGTTCAGTCAAAAGCAGAAAATACGAATACGAATCTACAAGATGTCAACGCTAACGTATTGTTGATCAATACTTACAAAGATATGATTTTAGGCGATGTTGTCATCAATGATGTTCAAAGAGAACTTGAACAAAATTATGGACAAAGTCTTACAAAGGGTGAGTTGAAATCGGTGATCAGTGTCAATCAATCACAAAACTCACAAATGTTCCAAATCGTTGCAACTGTTGATAATCCAGATCATGCGACGGATATCGCCAACGTCACAGCACAAGTTTTCCAATCAAAAGCAACGGACGTATTGAATGTCAATAAAGTGACGATCACTTCTGCAGCACAAAGCAATCCTACACCTGTTTCACCAAATAACATGTTGAACGTAGTTATTGGTGGGTTACTTGGCTTGATGATTGGAGTCGGATTAGCCTTTCTTCTAGAGTTGTTAGATAAAACAGTTAAAGATGAACGTTTTGTCACAGAAGAATTAGGATTGCCGATACTTGGAGATGTCAATGAAATGACGAAGAAAGAACTTGAAAACGGCCGTATGTTTCAACCAGCAGAAGTCGAAACGATTGAAACAACTGAACAAAGAGAAAGCCGTCGTTCACGAAAACGTGTATAA